In Pseudomonas rhizosphaerae, one DNA window encodes the following:
- the gloA gene encoding lactoylglutathione lyase, protein MSLDHLNSVPGVTAQPEAATSQFVFNHTMLRVKNIEKSLDFYTRVLGFSLVEKRDFAEAQFSLYFLALVDKSTIPTDDKARTTWMKSMPGVLELTHNHGTENDADFAYHDGNSDPRGFGHICVSVPDIHAACERFETLGVDFQKRLTDGRMKSIAFIKDPDGYWVEIIQPDL, encoded by the coding sequence ATGAGCCTCGATCATTTGAACAGTGTGCCCGGTGTGACCGCGCAACCTGAAGCCGCTACTTCTCAGTTCGTTTTCAACCACACCATGTTGCGTGTAAAGAACATCGAGAAGTCGCTGGACTTCTATACCCGTGTATTGGGTTTCAGCCTGGTTGAAAAGCGTGACTTCGCCGAGGCGCAGTTCAGCCTGTACTTCCTGGCACTGGTGGACAAGTCGACCATTCCTACCGACGACAAAGCGCGTACCACCTGGATGAAGTCGATGCCGGGCGTTCTGGAACTGACTCACAACCACGGTACCGAGAACGATGCCGACTTCGCCTACCATGACGGCAACAGCGACCCCCGTGGTTTCGGTCACATCTGCGTGTCGGTGCCGGATATCCACGCAGCCTGCGAGCGTTTCGAAACACTGGGTGTGGATTTCCAGAAGCGCCTGACCGATGGCCGGATGAAGAGCATCGCCTTCATCAAGGACCCGGACGGCTACTGGGTCGAAATCATCCAGCCCGACCTGTAA